The Calditrichota bacterium genome includes the window CATCTGGGCAACTACGCGGGCGCACTGGAAAACTGGGTGCGATTGCAGGGGGAGTACGAGAACTTTCACATGGTGGCCGACTGGCACACCTTGACCACCTCGTACGAAGACACGAGCGGCATCCGCAACGACACCATCGAGATGGTGATCGATTGGTTGGCCGCTGGTATCGACCCCCACAAGAGCGTGGTCTTTGTCCAGTCGCAGGTGAAGGAGCACGCCGAGCTTTTCCTGCTCTTCGCCATGTTGGTTACGGTGCCTCGACTGGAACGTAACCCAACGGTCAAGGAGCAAGCGCGCGACTTGGGCCTGGACAGCCGGATGTCCTACGGCCATCTGGGCTACCCAGTCCTGCAGGCCGCGGACATTCTCATCTATCGCGCACATGCGGTGCCGGTCGGCGAGGATCAAGTTCCCCACGTGGAACTCACCCGCGAGATCGCTCGGCGCTTCAACTCGCTGTATGGAGAGGTCTTTCCCGAACCGGAGGCACTGCTGACCGAGTTCGCGCGTCTCCCTGGTTTGGACGGCAACCGCATGAGCAAGTCGGCGGGCAATACCATCCTGCTTTCCGATGAGCCTGAGGAGATTCAACGCAAGGTAATGACGGCGGTGACCGATCCCCAGAAGATCCGCCGCGGCGACCCAGGACGGCCAGAAATCTGCCTGGTCTTCACGTTCCACCGCAAGTTCAACCCCGATGAGGTCAGCGACATCGAGCGTGACTGCCGCAGTGGTGCGTTGGGGTGTGTGGCGTGCAAGAAGAACTTGGCTGGCAAGTTGGCCTCCTTCCTGGAACCCATCAGGGAGAGGCGCAGCTACTATGCCGCCCACATGGACGAAGTGCAGGACATCATAGCGCAGGGGAACGCCCGGGCGCGGGCGGAAGCGGCTCAGACCATGGCCCTGGTGCGCGCCGCGATGAGGATTGGATAACGCATGCCCTACACGGTGCGTCTGCAAAAGTTCGAGGGACCGCTCGAACTTCTCCTCTTCCTCATCCGCAAGAACGAGGTGGACATCTTCGACATCCCCATCGCGGAGATCACGGCGCAGTACCTGCAGTACCTCGACCTCATGCGCTATCTGGACATTGACGTGGCCGGGGAATTCATCCTCATGGCCGCCAGGCTGATGCACATCAAGGCGCAGATGCTTCTGCCGCGCCCTGAGGAGCTGGAAGAGGAGCAGGAGGATCCCCGCGCCGAGTTGGTGCAAAGGCTACTGGAGTACCAGAAGTACAAGCAGGTGGCGGTCGGCCTCTCAGAACTTGAAGAGCGGGAGCGTGACCACTTTCCTCGCCTGCAAGTGGCAGTGGATGGAGACGGGTACGCGGAGGAGGAGTGGGACACCCATGAGGTGTCTCTTTACGACTTGGTCGCCGCTTTCAGTGTGCTTCTGGAGCGCGCCTCCAGTGTTACCTATCACGAGATTCGCGAGGCCGAAGCCTCGGTAGATGAACAAATTACTTACATTCTC containing:
- a CDS encoding segregation/condensation protein A, coding for MPYTVRLQKFEGPLELLLFLIRKNEVDIFDIPIAEITAQYLQYLDLMRYLDIDVAGEFILMAARLMHIKAQMLLPRPEELEEEQEDPRAELVQRLLEYQKYKQVAVGLSELEERERDHFPRLQVAVDGDGYAEEEWDTHEVSLYDLVAAFSVLLERASSVTYHEIREAEASVDEQITYILDYLHTHGEALFADLIAGLESKLVMIATFLALLELMRRGAVVVRQSAPFAEIWIYGA
- the trpS gene encoding tryptophan--tRNA ligase, with the translated sequence MSKKRILSGMRPTGRLHLGNYAGALENWVRLQGEYENFHMVADWHTLTTSYEDTSGIRNDTIEMVIDWLAAGIDPHKSVVFVQSQVKEHAELFLLFAMLVTVPRLERNPTVKEQARDLGLDSRMSYGHLGYPVLQAADILIYRAHAVPVGEDQVPHVELTREIARRFNSLYGEVFPEPEALLTEFARLPGLDGNRMSKSAGNTILLSDEPEEIQRKVMTAVTDPQKIRRGDPGRPEICLVFTFHRKFNPDEVSDIERDCRSGALGCVACKKNLAGKLASFLEPIRERRSYYAAHMDEVQDIIAQGNARARAEAAQTMALVRAAMRIG